From a region of the Triticum aestivum cultivar Chinese Spring chromosome 7D, IWGSC CS RefSeq v2.1, whole genome shotgun sequence genome:
- the LOC123170349 gene encoding wall-associated receptor kinase 3-like, translated as MSWPVLSFSVVAMAAAAAAALVAASGAAPAPIGKHGCETRCGDVSVPYPFGLGPDRCSAAAGFKLTCVHGNTTGTRPGAASRPRLFLSDYRGFEIMDISVENRTVSGVSPTIFSNAAINSTIRRSMGFGDNRWKNTRPPSTSYLVATGCNVQVTLLFTTPAGTHSYTSGCTSYCSGSAVITDNDVRNYGVGFCTTPVVSYLASYTVELKRLAGNSTINNDLPVYVFIAEEGWFGPDRAVDLMNLGARRSRLKAKDEHLLVPLTLDWVCIHGSCNASVNANCTTLDNVCQCNPGYKGNPYLTDGCQDIDECMQPMDHGCFGLIIGLSVATGASSILFFLGGLLIIRKIKHHKAEKLKQKFFNQNHGQLLQQLVSQRSDIGGRMIIPLKEIEKATNNFDQTRKLGGGGHGTVYKGILSDLHVVAIKRSNIVVQREIDEFINEVAILSQINHKNIVKLHGCCLETEVPLLAYEFISNGTLGDHLHNESPKSISWSGRLRIGSEVGRAIAYLHSAVLVPIIHRDIKSSNILLDDAFTAKVSDFGASRYIPIDQTGRTETAVQGTIGYLDPMYYYTGRLSEKSDVYSFGILLVELLTRKMPTMYRTSAGDGLVAQFVEILEEGKLVDILDSQVVEEGGSEVEEVAALAASCIKLRGEDRPTMRQVEMALEGIQANKQLVLTDLGAERNEENYLTRTSLSLEEVS; from the exons ATGTCGTGGCCAGTGTTGTCATTCTCGgtggtggcgatggcggcggcagcggcagcggcgctcGTAGCAGCGAGCGGAGCAGCGCCGGCGCCCATAGGGAAACACGGCTGCGAAACGAGGTGCGGTGACGTGAGCGTGCCATACCCGTTCGGCTTGGGACCGGACAGGTGCTCCGCAGCGGCAGGCTTCAAGCTCACCTGCGTCCACGGCAACACTACCGGTACCAGACCCGGAGCAGCCAGCCGGCCCCGGCTGTTCCTCAGCGACTACAGGGGCTTCGAGATCATGGATATCTCAGTGGAAAACCGGACGGTTAGCGGGGTCAGCCCCACTATCTTCAGCAACGCCGCCATCAACAGCACTATCAGGAGGTCTATGGGCTTCGGTGACAACCGCTGGAAGAACACCAGGCCACCGAGCACCTCCTATCTGGTGGCCACGGGGTGCAACGTGCAGGTCACGCTGCTCTTCACTACTCCTGCCGGCACCCACAGCTACACCTCCGGCTGCACCTCATACTGTAGCGGCAGTGCTGTGATCACCGACAACGACGTCCGGAACTACGGCGTTGGCTTCTGCACTACCCCGGTCGTCTCATACCTCGCGTCCTATACCGTGGAGCTCAAGCGGCTCGCCGGGAACAGCACCATTAACAACGATCTCCCGGTGTACGTGTTCATCGCCGAGGAAGGTTGGTTTGGTCCGGACCGGGCCGTAGATCTTATGAATCTGGGCGCACGTCGTTCCAGACTCAAGGCCAAGGATGAACATCTGTTGGTACCCTTGACCCTCGACTGGGTATGCATCCATGGATCCTGCAACGCCTCCGTCAACGCCAACTGCACCACACTCGACAACGTGTGCCAATGCAATCCTGGCTATAAGGGTAACCCTTACCTAACGGATGGATGCCAAG ATATCGATGAGTGCATGCAGCCAATGGACCATGGCTGTTTCG GTTTAATCATTGGTCTCTCCGTTGCTACTGGCGCATCCTCCATTCTTTTCTTTCTGGGTGGATTGTTAATAATTCGCAAGATTAAGCATCACAAGGCTGAAAAGTTGAAACAGAAGTTTTTCAATCAAAATCATGGACAGCTATTGCAACAACTAGTATCTCAAAGGTCTGACATTGGCGGAAGGATGATCATCCCTTTAAAGGAAATAGAGAAGGCCACAAACAATTTTGATCAAACGCGTAAACTTGGTGGCGGAGGGCATGGTACAGTCTACAAAGGAATATTGTCAGACTTACATGTTGTGGCCATCAAAAGGTCAAATATTGTGGTCCAGAGAGAAATTGATGAGTTCATAAATGAGGTTGCCATACTATCACAAATCAACCATAAGAATATTGTTAAGCTTCATGGTTGTTGTCTCGAGACAGAAGTCCCACTATTGGCCTACGAATTCATTTCCAATGGAACCCTTGGTGATCATCTTCATAATGAATCACCAAAATCAATATCTTGGAGTGGCAGGCTAAGGATCGGAAGTGAAGTAGGAAGAGCAATTGCTTACCTTCATTCTGCTGTTTTAGTTCCTATAATACATAGGGATATCAAATCTTCTAACATACTTCTTGATGATGCTTTCACGGCAAAAGTATCAGACTTTGGTGCTTCGAGGTACATTCCAATCGATCAGACAGGTAGAACAGAAACAGCAGTGCAAGGAACTATAGGATATCTTGATCCTATGTACTACTACACGGGACGGCTGTCAGAAAAGAGCGATGTTTATAGCTTTGGAATCCTTCTTGTGGAGTTGCTTACGAGGAAGATGCCAACCATGTATAGAACCTCAGCAGGTGATGGACTTGTGGCACAATTTGTTGAAATCCTGGAAGAAGGCAAACTAGTTGACATACTGGATTCCCAAGTTGTAGAGGAGGGAGGTAGCGAAGTTGAAGAAGTAGCTGCTCTAGCGGCATCATGTATAAAATTAAGAGGAGAGGATAGGCCAACCATGAGGCAAGTGGAGATGGCACTCGAAGGCATTCAGGCAAACAAGCAGCTTGTCCTAACTGATTTGGGAGCAGAGCGAAATGAGGAGAACTACTTAACCAGAACCAGTTTGAGCTTGGAGGAAGTGAGCTGA
- the LOC123164471 gene encoding putative aldehyde oxidase-like protein: MTVFALGQLWPDGCEFLLDRMRVLQADTLNLIQGGLTAGSTSSESSCAATLEACNLLVGRLKPVMEKLKQQSGGGVSWDALIAQAVKDNVNLSSSAYWVPGQESSTYLNYGAGVSEVEIDLLTGTITSLRSDIVYDCGKSLNPAVDLCQIEGSFIQGIGFFINEEHETNVDGLVVSDSTWVYKIPSVDTIPKQFNAEVLNTGFHKNRVLSSKACGEPALVLASSVHCAVREAIRAARKEFGSLQLTFQLNVPAPMTLVKEMCGLDIVDKYFFFNKRRHQQVPISFSSLTEYIKHYIDLPRK, from the exons ATGACGGTTTTCGCTTTGGGACAGTTGTGGCCTGATGGATGTGAATTCCTTCTTGATAGGATGCGTGTTCTTCAGGCTGACACGCTGAACTTGATCCAAGGTGGGCTCACTGCCGGTAGCACTTCGTCTGAATCTAGTTGTGCAGCAACTCTTGAGGCCTGCAACCTGCTGGTTGGCAGATTAAAGCCAGTCATGGAGAAGCTCAAGCAGCAATCGGGTGGTGGTGTTTCATGGGATGCTTTGATTGCTCAG GCCGTTAAGGATAATGTTAATTTATCCTCGAGTGCATactgggtacctggccaagaatCCAGTACCTATCTCAACTATGGGGCTGGTGTAAGTGAG GTAGAGATTGATCTTCTTACAGGAACTATTACTTCACTACGAAGCGACATTGTGTATGACTGTGGAAAGAGTTTGAACCCTGCAGTGGACTTGTGCCAG ATTGAAGGCTCCTTTATACAAGGAATTGGTTTCTTCATAAACGAAGAACACGAAACAAACGTTGATGGACTGGTTGTGAGTGACAGCACATGGGTCTACAAGATCCCGAGTGTCGACACCATCCCGAAGCAGTTCAATGCCGAGGTGCTCAACACCGGATTCCACAAGAACCGTGTGCTCTCGTCGAAAG CTTGTGGGGAACCTGCCTTGGTCCTCGCATCATCAGTCCATTGCGCGGTGAGAGAAGCCATCCGAGCAGCAAGGAAGGAGTTTGGAAGCTTGCAGCTCACGTTCCAGCTCAACGTCCCTGCACCGATGACGCTCGTGAAGGAAATGTGTGGTTTGGACATCGTGGATAAGTACTTTTTTTTTAACAAGAGAAGGCACCAACAGGTGCCAATTTCATTCAGCTCATTGACAGAGTACATCAAGCATTACATAGACCTGCCAAGAAAATGA